The following are encoded in a window of Pedobacter cryoconitis genomic DNA:
- a CDS encoding TonB-dependent receptor: protein MKKKRFVALIKTAMRISMTQIFLGILFTCTSFAKNVTGQEILNKEISININQGQIKQILAEIQLLTKVNFVYSATVIKAQRKVNVSAVNKPLGQILNETLNPLNIYYKVEDNQILLYEKDVSGLTAGLLTNQNQLTVKGKVTSDKGEPLPGVSVNVKGTKIGTTTDANGSYAIVATGPDAILVFSYIGFTAKEMPVNGRTTINVQLVEELTSLGEVVVVGYGTQRKKDLTSAVSVVNVGSMIKQPTASVNNLLQGQASGVTVLGSGQPGEEPQVRIRGVNTFGNNNPLYVVDGVPTQSIADLNPNDIETMQVLKDAGSASIYGSRAANGVIVITTKKGKGKVSVTYDAYYGTQRPKGGNVWNMLNPQEMADLKHLAMTNSGATDFVDSLYGSGPAYVLPDYILPAGAKEGDPRANPALYKLKPFYTSANEYNSFYRISRANKEGTDWYHEIFRPASITSQNVAITGGSDQGSYLFSANYFNQQGTLLNTYLKRYTIRSNSQYNVSKHVRVGENLAYSITNNPQIAGLSGDNAIGHAFREQPIIPVRDIMGNFAGSYGGNLGDAYNPVAMQERTKDNKSQQNRLFGNIFAEADLTDFLTIRSQFGGENYSGATRAFVYPQYENSENSTTNSYSESALDGYNYSWTNTLSFNKTFNKHRIKAVAGTEFFRENTHVSTSSNQGYFSFDPDYTNLSTGSGPMKTTSERTANTLFSLIGRVDYSYNDKYLIGATIRRDGSSKFLQHVYGWFPAVSAGWRISQEGFLKNVKWITDLKIRGGYGIMGNQLNVSGGNSFTTFGSKVGTSYYAIGGGNNIVSGFYQNQTGNPNAKWEKNINSNFGFDATLFGGHIDISADYYRKNIKDLLYNPEMIATSGAAKVPFVNIAQMKNNGFDISVSGNTQVSSSLKLNATATITTYHNEIQKISGGSDYYDVDARRFDGSNIIRNAVGHPISQFFGYKVDGFWNSQQEVDEANKKAQSATGNPNDVYQTDIGVGRFKYADVNGDGRITAEDRTFLGNANPSYSYGLNLGLTYKNWDFSAFFYGVQGNSIWNQVKWWTDFTPSFGGAKSKTALYDSWTPQNHNAKAPIQETANSFSTNAVPNSYFVENGSYLRLKNAQIGYSFNSARLQKIGVNKLRVYLSGANLFTITKYSGVDPEIGTSSETGQQTAYGVDDGSYPSQRTFLVGVNLSF, encoded by the coding sequence ATGAAAAAAAAGCGATTTGTTGCTTTAATCAAAACAGCAATGCGGATATCCATGACACAAATTTTTCTTGGCATTTTATTCACCTGCACGTCCTTCGCCAAAAATGTGACGGGGCAGGAAATATTAAACAAGGAAATCTCAATTAATATTAACCAGGGCCAGATCAAGCAGATACTGGCCGAAATACAACTGCTGACCAAGGTAAACTTCGTCTACAGTGCTACTGTAATCAAAGCACAGCGTAAAGTGAATGTAAGTGCAGTTAACAAGCCTTTAGGGCAGATACTGAACGAGACGCTGAATCCGCTGAACATTTACTATAAAGTGGAGGATAACCAGATCCTGCTTTATGAGAAAGATGTTTCAGGATTAACAGCTGGTTTGCTGACTAATCAGAACCAGCTCACTGTAAAAGGTAAAGTAACTTCTGATAAAGGAGAACCATTGCCGGGTGTAAGTGTCAATGTAAAAGGGACTAAAATTGGTACTACAACAGATGCAAACGGAAGTTATGCGATTGTGGCAACCGGACCGGATGCGATATTGGTTTTCTCTTACATTGGTTTCACCGCTAAAGAAATGCCTGTAAACGGCCGTACCACAATAAATGTACAACTAGTTGAAGAACTTACTTCCTTAGGAGAAGTCGTGGTAGTTGGTTACGGTACGCAACGAAAGAAAGATCTGACAAGTGCAGTATCGGTAGTGAATGTAGGGTCAATGATCAAACAGCCAACTGCATCAGTTAATAATCTCTTGCAAGGCCAGGCTTCTGGTGTTACGGTATTAGGCTCAGGGCAGCCTGGAGAAGAGCCGCAGGTAAGAATCAGGGGTGTGAACACCTTTGGAAATAATAATCCTTTATATGTAGTGGATGGTGTGCCTACGCAAAGTATCGCCGATCTGAATCCGAATGATATTGAGACTATGCAGGTACTGAAGGATGCAGGATCAGCTTCAATTTATGGATCCAGAGCTGCAAACGGGGTAATTGTCATTACCACTAAAAAAGGTAAGGGTAAAGTAAGCGTGACTTATGATGCGTATTATGGTACCCAGCGCCCTAAGGGTGGCAATGTATGGAATATGCTGAATCCCCAGGAAATGGCAGATCTTAAGCATCTGGCCATGACCAATTCGGGAGCTACAGACTTTGTAGATTCTTTATATGGCAGCGGCCCGGCGTACGTACTGCCTGATTATATCTTACCAGCAGGCGCTAAAGAAGGTGATCCAAGAGCCAATCCTGCGCTCTATAAACTAAAACCTTTTTATACTTCTGCGAATGAATACAATAGTTTTTACCGGATTTCAAGAGCGAATAAAGAAGGAACTGACTGGTATCATGAAATATTCAGACCGGCATCAATCACCAGCCAGAATGTGGCCATTACAGGAGGATCTGATCAGGGTAGTTATTTGTTTTCTGCAAATTATTTCAATCAGCAGGGTACTTTACTGAATACTTACCTGAAAAGGTATACGATCCGTTCTAATAGTCAGTATAATGTGAGTAAACACGTCCGTGTGGGTGAAAACCTTGCGTATTCCATTACAAATAATCCGCAGATCGCGGGTTTAAGTGGTGACAATGCAATTGGTCATGCTTTCAGAGAGCAGCCTATTATTCCTGTAAGAGATATCATGGGAAACTTTGCCGGATCTTATGGTGGTAATTTGGGTGATGCTTACAATCCGGTAGCAATGCAGGAACGTACTAAAGATAATAAATCCCAACAAAACAGGTTATTCGGAAATATCTTCGCAGAGGCTGATTTAACAGACTTTTTGACGATAAGATCTCAGTTTGGCGGAGAAAACTATTCGGGTGCTACCCGCGCGTTTGTGTATCCGCAGTATGAGAATTCAGAAAACTCGACAACCAATTCTTATTCAGAATCTGCTTTGGATGGTTATAATTATAGCTGGACCAATACATTATCTTTTAATAAGACATTTAATAAACACCGGATTAAAGCGGTAGCAGGAACAGAGTTTTTTAGAGAAAATACACACGTTTCTACAAGTTCTAACCAGGGATATTTTTCTTTTGATCCGGATTACACCAATCTCTCGACCGGAAGCGGGCCGATGAAAACGACCAGTGAGCGGACGGCCAATACTTTATTCTCCCTGATTGGAAGAGTAGATTATAGTTATAATGATAAATATCTGATCGGTGCAACGATACGCCGTGATGGTTCTTCAAAATTCCTTCAGCATGTATACGGCTGGTTCCCTGCGGTAAGTGCGGGATGGAGAATTTCTCAGGAAGGTTTCCTTAAAAATGTAAAATGGATCACTGACCTGAAAATCAGAGGTGGTTATGGCATCATGGGAAATCAGCTGAATGTAAGTGGTGGTAATTCGTTTACAACCTTCGGAAGCAAAGTAGGGACGTCTTATTATGCCATTGGTGGCGGAAACAATATCGTTTCCGGATTCTATCAGAATCAAACTGGTAATCCAAACGCCAAATGGGAGAAAAACATCAATTCAAACTTTGGTTTTGATGCGACTTTATTTGGTGGGCATATTGATATCTCTGCTGATTATTACCGTAAAAACATCAAAGATCTGTTATATAATCCTGAAATGATCGCAACAAGTGGTGCAGCAAAAGTGCCTTTTGTGAATATAGCACAGATGAAAAACAATGGCTTTGACATCTCTGTTTCCGGAAATACACAGGTCAGCAGTTCTCTTAAACTGAATGCGACGGCTACAATCACGACTTACCACAATGAAATCCAGAAGATTTCTGGTGGTTCTGATTATTATGATGTGGATGCCCGTCGTTTTGATGGAAGTAATATTATCCGCAATGCAGTAGGACATCCGATCAGCCAGTTTTTTGGCTATAAAGTAGATGGTTTCTGGAATTCTCAGCAAGAGGTGGATGAGGCTAACAAAAAAGCACAATCGGCTACAGGTAACCCCAATGATGTTTACCAGACTGATATAGGGGTAGGCCGTTTTAAATATGCGGATGTGAATGGTGATGGCCGTATCACTGCGGAAGACCGTACCTTTTTGGGTAATGCTAATCCATCTTACAGTTATGGATTAAACTTAGGCCTGACTTATAAAAACTGGGACTTCAGTGCATTTTTCTATGGTGTTCAGGGTAACTCGATCTGGAACCAGGTAAAATGGTGGACTGATTTCACGCCATCATTCGGAGGGGCGAAAAGTAAAACAGCTTTATATGATTCCTGGACTCCACAGAATCACAATGCAAAAGCACCGATTCAGGAAACGGCGAATTCATTCAGTACCAATGCGGTTCCTAATTCATATTTCGTAGAAAACGGTTCTTACCTGAGATTAAAAAATGCGCAGATTGGTTATTCTTTCAATTCGGCAAGATTACAGAAAATAGGCGTTAACAAATTAAGAGTTTACCTGTCTGGAGCGAACTTGTTTACGATTACCAAATACTCTGGTGTTGATCCGGAAATTGGCACATCAAGTGAAACCGGACAGCAGACTGCTTATGGAGTTGATGATGGGTCTTATCCTAGTCAGCGCACTTTCTTAGTTGGTGTAAACTTATCCTTTTAA
- a CDS encoding RNA polymerase sigma factor, with protein sequence MKYNSLSDNSLVDLLKDNDGLAFKEIYTRYWVGIYKAAYIKVYHKELAEELTQNLFVDLWRRRESIAINSLDCYLFGSLKYSIINHYKSQLVKEKYQDHIIGQLSPMTSSTDDLALVNDLSKALNQGIALLPKKTGEVFKLSRIDNRSTKEISQQLNISEKAVEYHITQSLKSMRFHLKEYLFLLLTFLFFHKF encoded by the coding sequence ATGAAATACAATAGTCTCTCTGATAATTCTTTAGTGGATTTATTAAAAGATAACGATGGGTTAGCTTTTAAAGAAATCTATACCCGTTATTGGGTAGGGATCTATAAAGCGGCCTATATCAAAGTTTACCATAAGGAACTGGCTGAAGAGCTGACGCAGAATCTATTTGTAGACCTTTGGAGAAGAAGAGAAAGTATAGCGATCAATTCACTGGACTGTTATCTGTTTGGAAGTCTGAAATATAGTATTATCAACCACTACAAATCTCAGCTGGTTAAAGAAAAGTATCAGGATCATATAATTGGTCAGCTGTCCCCTATGACCAGCAGTACCGATGATTTAGCACTGGTCAATGATCTTTCTAAAGCACTGAACCAGGGGATTGCATTATTACCTAAAAAAACGGGAGAAGTATTCAAGCTAAGCAGGATCGATAACCGGTCTACCAAAGAGATTTCTCAACAATTGAATATTTCTGAAAAAGCAGTTGAATATCATATTACACAATCCTTGAAAAGTATGCGGTTTCATCTAAAGGAATACCTCTTTTTACTACTCACTTTTCTATTCTTTCATAAATTTTAA
- a CDS encoding FecR family protein: protein MKRQALHSLLEKYLENKCSQEELIVIEKLYGMLDRDDLEEIYPNELPTLEQKLWDRINLETDSINQTQPPAGRLKRLSILTWLAAAATIALTLTAGYLFLNNHQDPRYLKFQALTTILEKKNNTSAPLRVNLEDGSVVILQPSSSLSYPEHFSAQTREVSLQGEGYFLISKNPHRPFFVYNKNVITRVVGTSFIVRSNPVTEETQVIVKTGKVMVCPNKDQHLDLKHLFNQDQKVILTPNQKTTYKKDNDNFETTLVADPLPIVPVNQNAHQAAYVFEEAPLTEVLNQLQTTYGIAFIIEDRELYNNTFTGDISKQNLYQKLDLLCHTIKAHYEISGTKIIIKTK, encoded by the coding sequence ATGAAAAGACAAGCCCTTCATTCATTATTAGAAAAATACCTGGAGAACAAATGTTCTCAGGAAGAATTAATCGTGATTGAAAAATTGTACGGCATGCTGGACAGAGATGATCTGGAAGAGATTTATCCAAATGAGTTACCTACACTTGAACAAAAACTATGGGACAGGATCAATCTGGAAACCGATAGTATCAACCAAACTCAGCCGCCTGCTGGCCGGCTCAAACGGTTGTCAATTCTGACCTGGCTTGCTGCCGCCGCAACAATAGCACTTACTTTGACTGCTGGTTATTTGTTTTTAAACAATCATCAGGATCCCCGGTATTTAAAATTCCAGGCACTGACCACTATCCTGGAAAAGAAAAACAATACTTCTGCCCCACTCCGGGTTAATCTGGAAGATGGAAGCGTTGTCATCCTTCAACCTTCTTCTTCCTTGTCTTATCCGGAGCATTTTTCTGCACAGACCCGGGAAGTATCTTTACAGGGAGAGGGTTATTTTCTGATCAGTAAAAATCCACACAGACCTTTCTTCGTCTATAACAAAAATGTAATTACCAGGGTAGTTGGAACCAGTTTCATTGTCAGGTCCAATCCGGTTACGGAAGAAACCCAGGTCATTGTAAAAACAGGAAAAGTAATGGTTTGCCCGAATAAGGATCAGCATTTAGATCTTAAGCATCTTTTTAATCAGGATCAAAAGGTTATCCTTACCCCCAACCAAAAGACAACTTATAAAAAGGACAACGACAATTTTGAAACTACTTTAGTCGCCGATCCCCTTCCAATCGTCCCTGTTAATCAAAATGCACATCAAGCTGCCTACGTATTTGAAGAGGCCCCGCTCACTGAGGTACTGAATCAATTGCAGACCACCTATGGAATTGCATTCATCATTGAAGACCGGGAACTTTACAACAATACGTTTACGGGAGATATTTCCAAACAGAATTTATATCAGAAACTAGACCTGCTGTGCCATACGATAAAAGCACATTATGAAATATCAGGTACCAAAATAATTATCAAAACTAAATAA